TGACGACGTCGGCGCCCTCGGCCCGGAGCGCGGCGACCTTGTTCGGCGTCCGCGACATGACGCGCACGTCGTACCCGGCGTTGAGCAGCCGAGTCGCGAGCATTTGGCCGAGCGTTCCACTTCCGCCGACGATGAGGATCACGCGCCTGCTCCGGTGCGTTCAAATATCCGGCGGGCTGGCCAGGATTCAAGCCGACCGCGAGAAGGGGCATCAGATCACGAAACTCCGGGAGGGCGAGACGGCCGAGAGGCGTTGTTCGAACATGTGAAGCGGCGTACTTAACGCTCGTGGGACGAGGTCTCGCCTCGCGCGAGGGCCAGATGGTGCGCGGCGTGGTGATCTCCTTCAGTCAACAGCCCGGCGAAGCCAAGACCCCGGATGCGAGCAACGGTCCGGGCGTCGGAAGAATTCTTGGCCGTGACAGCGATGATCGCACCTTCTGGCGTCGGCGTCGCCGACGCATGATACTCATCGCCGCGATCCAACATCTTCGCGTGATTGACCGCCATCCTCCGAATCGCATCGGCCGTGTGCCCCGTGCCTGTCACTCTCATCTCGACGCCCCCGGGGACGTTCCTCTGCGCCACTGCGGCGTGCAGCGTCACGTCGTCCATGTCGATCAGGTGCTGGCGAAGCGCCTCGATGTTGACCTTCGCCCAATCTGTGTTGGGGTCGGCCTTCAGCATCCGCACGACTTCGGAGATCGCGCCATACGCCGCCTGCCCGGCAGATACGGGCAATCGGGCGCTGCATTCCTTCGTGATTTGCGCGTGGGCCGAGTGATCCATCGTCGCGTGGTCGGCAGCAGGCGCGGTCAGGATGCTACAGTCGACCGAGCCTGCGGATTGGGCGTGAACGCGGGGTGTCGCGACGAAGAGGGCGGCAACTCCGGCGAGGATTACTTTCGTGCGGATCATGGCACCCTCTCACGGGTTAAGGTCTGCCATGAACCATGATGGGCACGAAGGCGAGGACCAAGAGACTAAAGTCACACCAGTTGGCGTGAGGGTTCAATTGTGATATCTCGGGATGCACTTGCCCGGCTACCGCTGTTCGATCGAGTAGCCCCGCAGGCCATCGATGCCCTGGCCGCCCGCGGCACCGAGCTGGCCGTTCCAACTGACGCAGTGATTTTTCGGGCTGGCAGCCCGCCACGCGGTTGGTTCGTCGTCCTCGAGGGTCGCGTTCGCGTCGTCCGCGGCAGCGGTGCGCGACAACACGTCATCCACACCGAGGGACCGGGAGGGACTCTCGGCGAAGTCCCGTTGGTGGCGGGGGGGACCTATCCGGCGACGAGCATCGCGGCGGAGCCGACCCGATGCGCGTTGTTCGACCGAGCCTCTCTCGAGGCCGCAATCGCCGAGTGCCCGGAGATCGCGTTCTTGTTGGCAGGGCGGTTGGCGTCGCGAGTTCGGTCGTTGGTTGCCCGGCTCGACGAGCGCTCGGCCACGAGCGTGCGCGCCCGCCTCATCGACTTTCTCCTGCGCCGGCACGCGGCGACGGCGTTGAATTCCTTCTCAATCGGCATGACGCAGCAGGACTTGGCCGAGGAGCTTGGGACGGTGCGCGAAGTCGTCGTCCGCGAACTGCGGCATCTCAAGGAAAACAAACTGATCGTGGCGCGGCCGAAGGGTCGTTTTCAGATTCCCGATCCGGCCGCTCTGCACAACGCGGTCGATCGATAGAGCTGGTCAGACATGACGGAGTGTCGCGTGCCGTCGTTCGCTATCGCGATGGTGGCCGGCTGTCCGGCGGGATGATGCCGTTCATCCGAAGGTATTCCACCAACTGACCGTAGTGATCGAATGAATGCGCCACCGCGTCGATGGCGAAAGACAGCCGATTCCTTTGCCATGCGCTCGACGTCGCGAGCGGGGCGGTGACGTTGGCCGAATTGATTGACGCGGCCGATCGATGCAGCGCGGCAAACGAACCTTGCAGATACGTCATGATCTGCACCTTCGTTCGCACCGAGTCCGGACCCGTCTCGTTCAACATCTCGGCGCTCGGGGTCTCTCGAAGGATCAACGCCGCCGCCCGGTAATTGTTGGCGGCAAGGTGCTTCACCTGCTCCCCGAAGGTGCGCACGCCTTCGAAGTCACCGAGCGCGGTCGATGGCCGAAATGAATACCGCTCCGCCGGCATCGCATCCGCGAGCGGCACCACATGCTGTTCCGTGTTCGCGATCCACGAATCGACGGTCTCGGC
This genomic window from Gemmatimonadaceae bacterium contains:
- a CDS encoding Crp/Fnr family transcriptional regulator; protein product: MISRDALARLPLFDRVAPQAIDALAARGTELAVPTDAVIFRAGSPPRGWFVVLEGRVRVVRGSGARQHVIHTEGPGGTLGEVPLVAGGTYPATSIAAEPTRCALFDRASLEAAIAECPEIAFLLAGRLASRVRSLVARLDERSATSVRARLIDFLLRRHAATALNSFSIGMTQQDLAEELGTVREVVVRELRHLKENKLIVARPKGRFQIPDPAALHNAVDR
- a CDS encoding DinB family protein, whose amino-acid sequence is MNRLSRAAILFLIEAATAGSQTIRPSRQGTIAETVDSWIANTEQHVVPLADAMPAERYSFRPSTALGDFEGVRTFGEQVKHLAANNYRAAALILRETPSAEMLNETGPDSVRTKVQIMTYLQGSFAALHRSAASINSANVTAPLATSSAWQRNRLSFAIDAVAHSFDHYGQLVEYLRMNGIIPPDSRPPSR